GGTTTTCTGGGCGAACTGATGTACATGTCGCTGTTGAGTGCTACGTATCTGTGGACGAAGTACTCTGTGTTGTTTTATCTCGAAAGCGATATTGCCGTAACCCAACACAACGTAAGTGGGGCAattatctcttcaagaacagtttAGGCTTCTCAAAGGCTACGCGACTCAGTTGTTATGGGTtttttttgatcttttaaaattTCTGTTAGAGCTAAGTGTTCTATCCTCTCTTACTCTCTTTATCAATTCAGTTACTGATTTATCTTGTTGTTTATCCTCGTATTTTGTTTGGTTACTTGGTTATTACATTTTCTTGTTAATTCTGATTAATATAAATGTCTCATTATTGCGCGTAGTGTTAATTATATCCAACATAAAtatgaaaaaaaagaaaaagaaatactTACCAAAATATATAAGATGCAACACATGATATTAACTTATGACTTACTGGTCGTTTCATTTCATATTGAGTAACTAGGAAAATCTTGAGATCACACTTATTTACATTCTCAAGTTATTACGACTTGAAAGAGAAACCCTATGTTATAAGGGAGAAGTCCAAATCTTACCTTGAACTTGGACCATATTTGACCATTTTTGGACAACAACTTCTATTGTTGAATACTGTCATATTAGTGATATTTTCGGGCAAAACGTCCCCTGATTCTTGCACGATTTTCTGCAACAATTTTACGTTCCTCGTACCTGATTTGGTGCTCATACCTGCGACAAACAATGTGTCAGTCTCATCGAAATATCATCAAATCCTCATATCAAAGAATTCACTAAGAAATAGGTACACACAGGTTGTCTTTTAACTTATACTCGATTTATAAGATGTCgccccatatatatatatatattatataagtTCCGAACTGTTTCACATATTGTTTGAAATCAATTATATTTTTTCTCAATTCTTAACTACTGAGGTACACGACAATGAGATCCAAGTCTATAGGATGTTAAAGTacattattatgatttttttgtttCCTATTCTTTGTAAAACTAAGCTGTGATATTTTAGATCCCAAAATATGTAACACTAATATTTGGAGCAATATAAAGCAAAATTGTTTGGATTTTCATTACCTGCAGAAGCTCACTTACTCACTGTATGAATAAGAAATATGATCATATTACGTatgaataaaaaatatatatgatCGTCATATACGTGAATAAATTCGATTATACCTTCTACATTTCTTCTTCTCCTTATAACGTGCAAGTGCATCTTGTCGTTCTTGGCTAGACATCTCATGTGCAGTTATAACTTTAGGGGAGATTTTTTTGCCCACTCGTGCTTTGTGACCATTGTTTCTTTGCTGCAAACTTTGACCAATATTTGATTTTTCGCCGGGGACCTTACAAGCACCCTCATCAGTGCCGGCGGAGAGAGATTTAAATGTAGTTGCCTGCAAAATCATAACAAGAGTAATTGGTTTCccctctttctttttcttctttctctaATTATATACCTAAAATTGGTATAGCAAACCCAAACAACCAAAATAATCCAACCTTTAATGTCTGACTAAGGTTTTACATCAAAAGTAATCAACATCATATATAATGTATGATTGGAAGTTACGGTGTCAAAACCAccaatttgtttcacatttttagATTGCCAACCAGAAACTGGTCATCATATTTATACCCAAGTAAGTAGGATACTGAAGTATTGGATGCCAAGGGAAGCATTACATGAAACCCTAAAATAACCATACTTAAAACAGATGAAGCTTACGGCGTAAGAAGGGAAGTAGGTTGCCTGCACGTTCTGTTCAAGGTCGAAATTAGGATCCTTTTGTAGGCCGTTATCTTTAAATGCTAAGGAGTCATGAAAACCGGAAGAGGCCACAATTTTGTCATACTGAATATTGTCATCAAAGTTAGGTTCCAACTTTGCCATCTGACGGAGCTGACAAATAATCTCTTCTTTGTGTTGTCCGCAAACAGAATTTCGGTTCTAATAGTAGAAACAATATACCAAATCAGTTTAGAATTACAGAAGCAATAAAGAATGGCCATCTAATCTTAAGTAGCAAGTGTCGTTTCATACTAAAAGAACTATAATTAGCAAGTATCCAAACTAAATTAGAAAAAACAAACACTTCTTAAGTAGACTTGTATATGCAAGAacagaaatttgtaaaggaatAAACAGACACGGAACACGGAACCGCATATGAGTTAAACACTTTAATCACACCCAAAACAAATGACAGAAGCATAAAAGTCGAGATATTTGACCTTAGGCAAATCAGGAATACCAGTAGCCACAAAATTATGATTAAAACCATCAGAAACAAACCAATCATCAAGACCAAGCATAGAAGGAGTGTCCCAGATCAAGTCATCATCAAACCCACAATCCCTTTTCCTTTCTTGACCCAAATCCTCGATCCCAAAAGAAGCCAACAACTCAGTCACAGAAGGACATCCAGTAAACCCATCAAGAGGCCTCCTATTATGAAGCAAAGACACTGAACCATGCTTCTCCCAATCACAATGTTGACAAAGAACCAAATCATGATTTGAACAGAAGATTGAGCAAGGGGAAGAATCACATGAATCACAAAGCAAATAACGAGTGTGTTTTGTAAAAAGCTGATAAGTGGAGTGAACTTGATAATCACAATTAAGACAAAGCTTAGCTGTATCAGCTCTACAATACAATATAGCTTTTGATTTTTCTCCACAGAGATCACAGAGGCGATTCTGGGTTTTGGCTTTCTTGGTTTCTTGAACTTCTCCCTTTGAGTTTCTTGACCGACCATTCAtattttcacttaatttcttaatCTTGTGAAAAGGGTTCAAGAAAAATTTATCAAGAAAAAAGGGTTGAAGAAGGATTTATCAAGAAAGGGTTTAAGCAAAGAAAGAAAAATATGGGCTCTAGCAAAGTTGTGGATTAGGTTGGTGGGGGTTACGAGGTAGTGTACAACATATATTTGTATGAATCATGTGGTACTACTAGGTCTACTTCATACAACTTCATTATTCATTACCACTGTACACAACTACAGTTTGACTATATGAGGTCAAATGTATATCAACATTTCTGCACAAAAACAAATGTATGTCTTGTCCTATGCATTGCATGCTTACGCAAGGGCGTAAAGTTTTGGGGAAAAAAAAGATGCCTTCTGTATACTGCAGAAGTCATGTATATCAGGTTGTGGCAAAAAATTAAAAACCCTATTGTAGACTTACCACATGAAGTTATGACTTGATGCTGTAGTGTATGTTATAGAAACCTATAGCCCCTGACCCCCTGCATAAGTTTTAAGCTATAGACTTGTAAGATGaatatcatgagaaaaataaCTTGTATCAAAAATTTACTTACACTTTTATACATGAATTTTAGATATATAAAACTAAACATTATcatattaataaaattaagatTAAGTTAAACAAATTTGACAGTTGATAATTTAAAATATGATAATTCTATAATTGTATGGGTGGTGTGTTTGGTGTTAAACTGATTTAGAGCCCTCCATAGAACATGATGGTTAATCCATAAATCAAGCATTCTTTCTTACCTTGATGATTCGGGTATAGCTTACACATTTCGAACTAGCTAGCCTGCTGTCAAAGAGATGCCTTTAGCCATGTTATAAACTAGTTCTTAGCCAGCTGCTAATTAGCATTATGAGGTTATGATTGAGTATGCTTTCCAAATTTGTTTAGGATAATATGTGTAATGTTCATATGGGGGGCTTTAATCATGCCTTGTTTCCCATGCAGGGGCACGTTTCTTAAAATTTTCTTTGTAACGTGTTTACCTGGACCTTCTGTTTCTAGCTGCTAGATTGTTCTCGACCATTAGCTTTGCTATGATGGTAACTTATGACAATGCGCCCATTATTCCCTAAAATTCAAATTCACATATTAATTAACAAATTAGGTGAAAAAAAATAGTCTTGAAAATGTAAATTATGCAGAATGTTTgtcaaataatatttttaatagaatatatagttattaaaataaaattaaaaatgtcTAATAAGATTATTATTACCGGTCACAAAAGAGATCACAAAATAGCAAATTATGTTAtctaaataactaatataatttCATTACCAAACTTAATTAACTATAAAATGTACATATACCAAAAAAAATACCCACTACAAATTaacaaaattttatatcaaattATCATTTTTTCGTATCatatgtttattttttttaatgcTGACATCATACATAAAAATATACTTTTTGAAAAACAAAGAGAGATGCATGTATTTGGTTTTGTGACATGTGTAATAAACAATTGACATGTCTTGTCACATGTTAGTCAAAATGATGTTGTGATGAAATTATGAAAACTTTAAGAATTTGGTATTTGAAAATAAACATGGTTGTGTTAGTGTTTTTTATGTCATATTAATTGTAATTTTTTGAATTCTAAAAAATCAAAACTAACTGATATAATGACTTGCATTTGATGAAATGGGATGCCCAGTATGTTCTTATGACCGATAGTTTTTATTTGTAGAGAAATCTATTTAGATATGATCACAGATTCACATGATTTTTACATAAAATACTCTAGATTTATATAACTAACAATAAATTTTAAGTTTTCATCTTTCTGAATGAATAAGCATACATTATAATCATTCAGGTGTAAATTTTTTTTCTTCATCCTTCTCAAACATAATGATATTTGTGCTTTTTCACCTTTTCAAAACATACATACGTTAAACTATAATTTTTAAGTTTTTTCAATAGACATACTCAAACATTCACCTATATTTTTCATGCTTTTTCATGttttcaataaataaatataatgacattcaattataattttttatttttctctCAATAAATGTACTGACATTTAACTCTGCTTTTTCATCTTTATCAATGAATATATATACTAACATTCAACTCTGTTTTTTCACTTTTCTCTATAAATTTACTGATATTGAGACATTCTCAAAAAAATACATAGACCTGTGAAATTTACAGCTGGTACATGCTAACCAGATAAATCATCATATAGCAAATAATTAGACTTTAAACTTTATTAATGTAAACTTTATTATGATAAACTTTCACACTCGAGACAAAGCTTAACTGCATTAGCTAGCTCCACATTCCACAATACAATAAAGCTTTTGATTCTTCTCCCCATAAATCATTGAGGCTATTATTGGTTCTTTTCTAGGGTTTTGGCGGTTTCTTTTTTTGGTTCTTGAATTTCTCCATTTTTAGCAAATATAGGTATTTGGTTGGTGGGGTTTAAAAGGAAGTATAGAACATATATTCATAACATGCATTATTTGCTACAGTTTGATGTATTAGGTCAAATATGTGTATCAACATTTCTGCAAAACAGAATTACGTCCCATGAACGGCAAGCTGGTGTAAGAACGCTAAGTTCAGGAAAAAAACTACTTTTTAATATACTtcaaaaatcatatactacaGCAATTCTTAAATATCTGACGATTTCTTGTTTTGGACGTTTATGTGAACATctttattttttcatttttttgggAATAAATGTTTTGCCTTGTAATTATAGTTATAAAAagttatttaaaatataatttaattatgtgAATTCTTAATCCATAGCCAAATTCAAATATGTAAACATTAAAAAAATACAgtattaattattaaaataaagtaGACTGGTAAAATGAATATTATGAGACAAATGGCTTGTACCAAAATGAATTTACACGTTTGAATATTGTTTAAAACACATTATTGAACAATGTCAATCCAATAAAATTAGGTGCAGAAGGTTGACAAAATTTGGTACCTAATATAATTAAGAACCTGAGCAAGTCCAATAGTGCCTTAAATTATTGTCGTAGACTATAATTTGAGGCATTTGATTGATTAGATACTTCAATAATGTCCTAGTGATACTTTAAAATACTAGAACATCCATAACATGCCCTCATTTTTAAGGCTCTACTAGGAATGTCTTATTTCaattttttcaataaaaaaattGCTTCCCTCTTTTTTTACACATATTTTCTCTCTCATCTTTTTTATTCCCTccaaatataatttaaatataatattatattaatgaTAAGATACAACTATAAGGTATTAATATTGTCCTAAATTATTAGGAcatcatatttttaatatttttaggGCATTTCTTAACTTACTCTTAGAACTTAGCAAGTGCTTATAATTAGATACTGGAGGTTAAAAAATTTCTTTTGCTTTGCCAAAAAGGAATTAATTCCCTTTGGTGAAATTAAAAGTATATATTCTAGATAGAATTGAAATTAAAACTTTATGTCCAATAAAAATTGTATTAGtataaaattatgaaacttaaTAAATACTGTAATTACATTACCAAACATTGAGACATTGATTAATTACAAATTGTAAATTATCTAAATGATTCTTGACCAAATAACTTAAGGACTACAAATTAACAAAATTGTAATTATAattaacttttgttttaaaaAGAAACTTAACTTTTAAAGTATTTAACTAATTAtatgaaataattaaaatataaagaatGCATGTATTTGGTTTTGGAGAGGACATTATAAATAATAACAAACACAGATAGTAAATTTTTTGACAATAAGAATGAACATCATGTTTTACTGCAGTGAAGTTAGAAGTAGTTAAACCAATATAAGTTTATTAAACAATTTACCCACTATATATTATATATTCTATGACACATATGAACTAAAACTAGGTATAAATTTAATTAACAAAATTAATAATTTGGTTGTTAATTATTACTTTAATAAATTTAACAGTTTAATATGATAACAACATACCCTATCcattaaagttaaataaaattaaaatagtTTATATTGTGCTTACATGAGTTGATGGGTGTTTTGTTGATTTCTTAGGCTATTTAATGCtaagtaatttattttttaaGTTTTAATTTTATTCAAGTCTGACAAGAGCACTGCACTTTTATTATAATCAATTAAGTAATTTGTGTAAAAAGTCTTACTATAGTCCACCTCAATTGGCGCACTCTGTCACACATTATTAAATGTTTGATAAAAAAAACTCATAATCCTAAAACAATTTATTGCAGGTTTTGATTTTCGGTATATACTAACCGACAAAAAACTCATACTTCTCAAAGTACTGACATCCCATTACAAAATTCTAATATTGTGCATCCCAGCTAGTGAATTAATAGACTTTAACAAGAAGTGCAGACCTAGGACAGAATAAACTAGAGTAAACTACCTCACAAAAATCTATGACCTCTAAGTTGTTCACATGATTATATGTCAACTCAATTAGgtatttaattaatatattttgaaaaaatttcaaTATAAATGTTAAGTGTAGTGGCCATTTTTTTACACTTATAACCCTATTAATAAAAATAGCATGCAACTAAGCTAGTGAGCTCTCTTCCAAAGTTCATTTGGATAGTCactaataaaaaatataattttgattcTCCACGACACTTAACATGAAAGCGGGTATTCATACTTTTTCTTCTTGTGAATATTAATGTACAAGCTGGGAGAAAGGCACAATGTGAACAAACAActatgttaatatatatatatatatataaagccTTCTAAAATTGACAAATCTTATCGGGAATCATCTTATTTATGCAACAAAAAATTATTTTCATCCTTACAAACATAATATGTTTAGTAGAAATGTCTTGCACATGTATTATTCTTGTTGACTTGATTCTTCTCAGCCTAGATAATATGTATTATTACAATCTTCTCGACGCTACTAAAGTCTTAAATTGAAAAGCCGCAATTAGGGTCATTAATTTGGTGAAGCACACGCTTCACGGGGTGGAGATACTTTTGTATGGTAACTATTGCACGATGATTATTGCTAATACAAAGTGGCAAGTGGAGGTCGTATCCACAAGGAGactaaattttaaaaatttcaatttaaCTGTTATGAATTATTTCCAAGAGAAGAACGAATATTGAAGGTTTTTTTAACTAGCTTACTAATACAAATTAAATATGTTTTAAATCAATTAACTAAAGGTCTAGGGCGATGCAGGTTCACCATGTTTACACCAATCTAATCACAAAAGTATAGCAATTCAGTGGGTCAAGTAATTAAAGTAGAAG
This sequence is a window from Apium graveolens cultivar Ventura chromosome 9, ASM990537v1, whole genome shotgun sequence. Protein-coding genes within it:
- the LOC141687335 gene encoding zinc finger protein CONSTANS-LIKE 13-like, encoding MNGRSRNSKGEVQETKKAKTQNRLCDLCGEKSKAILYCRADTAKLCLNCDYQVHSTYQLFTKHTRYLLCDSCDSSPCSIFCSNHDLVLCQHCDWEKHGSVSLLHNRRPLDGFTGCPSVTELLASFGIEDLGQERKRDCGFDDDLIWDTPSMLGLDDWFVSDGFNHNFVATGIPDLPKNRNSVCGQHKEEIICQLRQMAKLEPNFDDNIQYDKIVASSGFHDSLAFKDNGLQKDPNFDLEQNVQATYFPSYAATTFKSLSAGTDEGACKVPGEKSNIGQSLQQRNNGHKARVGKKISPKVITAHEMSSQERQDALARYKEKKKCRRYEHQIRYEERKIVAENRARIRGRFARKYH